A segment of the Gemmatimonadaceae bacterium genome:
GATGAATCCGTCGAGGCTGCACGCCGCCCCGTAGGTCACCCTCCGCATCGGAACCTCCTGTGCCGAGGACGTCACGATACTAAATTGCCATTTAGGAACGATTCTATATGACCATTTAGAAACTGTCAAGGAACGGGTGCCCCGTCCTCGCAAAGCCAGTGACGACGACGTCTTCGCGGCCACTGCCCGCGCCATGACGCGTTTCGGACCCGGTGAGCTCACCCTGGCCGAGATCGCCGCGGAGGCGGGCCTAACGGCGGGCGCGCTCGTCCAGCGCTTCGGTTCCAAGCGCGAGCTGCTCCTGAAGCTTTCCGCCGCCGCCGTCGACGGGAACGCGGCGTTCATTCGCGGCCTTCGCGAGAAGCATCGCTCGCCGCTCGCCGTGCTCCGTGCGTACGCCGAATGTCTCGCCGACCTCGCCGCGTCGCCGGCGGCGCTGGCACGGAATCTCGCCTATCTCCAGATCGATCTCA
Coding sequences within it:
- a CDS encoding helix-turn-helix domain-containing protein, which produces MPRPRKASDDDVFAATARAMTRFGPGELTLAEIAAEAGLTAGALVQRFGSKRELLLKLSAAAVDGNAAFIRGLREKHRSPLAVLRAYAECLADLAASPAALARNLAYLQIDLTDPDFRRHLLAQAKATRVAIAELLIEAVAEGEITRLADPRGLARVIETMLSGSLLTWAIYREGSAARWLRDDVDAVLAPHIAKKRRR